One window of Kosakonia cowanii JCM 10956 = DSM 18146 genomic DNA carries:
- the ntrB gene encoding nitrate ABC transporter permease: MSANTQPKVIPLEPTPQSAAIVPLKAAAPQAAPIVAKRAPVHRLRKMMQRVISAAIPGLLGAVVLIALWQVAALNSKGFPTPLQTWEAAKTLFAEPFYIDGPNDMGIGWNVLASLERVALGFGLAALVGIPVGFLIGRFRFIARMFGPLIALLRPVSPLAWLPIGLLLFQRAEPASTWTIFICSIWPMILNTAEGVMRIPQDYLNVARVLKLSEFTVMRKILFPAVLPHILTGVRLSIGIAWLVIVAAEMLTGGVGIGFWIWNEWNNLNVQNIIIAILLIGVVGMALEQGLMAIARRFSYDTRRES, encoded by the coding sequence ATGTCTGCGAATACCCAACCGAAAGTGATCCCGCTGGAGCCCACGCCGCAGAGCGCAGCGATTGTGCCGCTGAAAGCCGCCGCGCCACAGGCTGCACCTATAGTGGCGAAACGCGCGCCGGTACACCGCCTGCGCAAGATGATGCAGCGCGTTATTAGCGCCGCGATCCCCGGCCTGCTCGGCGCAGTTGTGCTGATCGCCCTCTGGCAGGTGGCGGCGCTCAACAGCAAAGGCTTTCCGACACCGCTGCAAACCTGGGAAGCGGCGAAAACGCTCTTCGCCGAGCCGTTTTATATCGACGGGCCGAATGATATGGGCATCGGCTGGAACGTGCTCGCCTCCCTTGAGCGCGTGGCGCTCGGCTTTGGTCTGGCGGCGCTGGTCGGCATTCCCGTCGGCTTTCTGATTGGCCGCTTTCGCTTTATCGCCCGCATGTTTGGCCCGCTGATCGCGCTGCTGCGCCCGGTCAGCCCGCTGGCCTGGCTGCCGATTGGCCTGCTGCTGTTTCAGCGCGCCGAACCGGCCTCGACATGGACGATTTTTATCTGCTCCATCTGGCCGATGATCCTCAACACCGCCGAAGGGGTGATGCGTATTCCGCAGGATTACCTCAACGTCGCGCGCGTTTTGAAGCTCAGTGAGTTCACCGTGATGCGCAAAATCCTCTTTCCCGCCGTGCTGCCGCACATCCTCACCGGTGTGCGCTTATCGATCGGTATCGCCTGGCTGGTGATTGTCGCCGCCGAGATGCTGACCGGCGGCGTCGGCATCGGTTTCTGGATCTGGAATGAGTGGAACAACCTCAATGTGCAAAACATCATCATCGCCATTCTGCTGATTGGCGTGGTGGGGATGGCGCTGGAGCAGGGGCTGATGGCCATTGCCCGCCGTTTTAGCTACGACACTCGTCGGGAGTCATAA
- a CDS encoding CmpA/NrtA family ABC transporter substrate-binding protein — protein sequence MTQDDDNTVSKLSRRRFLAGSAALGGSLLIPGLMNSVWAAGSDAPEKKTLRVGFIPLTDCAPVVMAAVKKFDEKYGITIIPSKESSWASVRDKLLSGELDAAHVLYGMVYGLQLGVSGPQREMAVLMTLNNNGQAITLSNQLKAAGVTDGASLKKVIAASPQGTYTFAQTFPSGTHAMWLYYWLANAGIDPFADVRNVVVPPPQMVVNMKIGNMSGFCVGEPWNQRAILDGIGFTAATSQQIWPDHPEKVLGTTSAWVSANGNAARALTAAVLEASRWIDASDENRRETAKTIAARAYINTAVETIEGRMLGHYEDGLGKTWQDAHAMRFFNDGAVSYPWLSDGIWFLTQQKRWGLLKSAPDYLAVARQINRSELYKQAATAVGGISVPTSQMRSSTLIDGKVWDGSDPAAYANSFAIHR from the coding sequence ATGACGCAAGACGATGACAACACCGTGAGTAAACTTTCGCGCCGCCGCTTTCTGGCGGGCAGCGCGGCGCTGGGCGGCAGCCTGCTGATCCCGGGCCTGATGAACAGCGTGTGGGCGGCAGGTTCAGACGCGCCGGAGAAGAAGACCCTGCGCGTCGGCTTTATCCCGCTCACCGACTGCGCGCCGGTGGTGATGGCGGCGGTGAAGAAGTTTGATGAGAAGTACGGCATCACCATTATCCCGAGTAAAGAGTCGAGCTGGGCCTCGGTGCGCGACAAGCTGCTCTCCGGCGAACTCGATGCCGCCCATGTGCTTTACGGCATGGTCTACGGCTTGCAACTCGGCGTCTCTGGCCCACAGCGCGAGATGGCGGTGCTGATGACGCTCAACAACAACGGCCAGGCGATCACCTTATCGAATCAATTAAAAGCAGCGGGCGTTACCGATGGCGCATCGCTGAAAAAGGTGATTGCCGCCAGCCCGCAGGGCACCTACACATTTGCGCAGACCTTCCCGAGCGGCACCCACGCCATGTGGCTCTACTACTGGCTGGCGAATGCCGGGATCGATCCCTTTGCCGATGTGCGCAATGTCGTGGTGCCGCCGCCGCAGATGGTGGTGAACATGAAGATTGGCAATATGAGCGGCTTCTGCGTTGGCGAGCCGTGGAACCAGCGCGCCATTCTCGACGGCATCGGCTTTACCGCCGCCACCAGCCAGCAGATCTGGCCCGATCACCCGGAAAAAGTGCTCGGCACTACCTCGGCGTGGGTCTCGGCAAACGGCAATGCGGCGCGCGCCCTGACCGCCGCAGTGCTGGAGGCCTCGCGCTGGATCGACGCCTCCGATGAAAACCGCCGCGAAACGGCAAAAACCATCGCCGCCCGCGCCTATATCAACACCGCCGTCGAGACCATCGAAGGCCGGATGCTCGGCCACTATGAAGATGGATTAGGGAAAACCTGGCAGGACGCCCATGCGATGCGCTTCTTCAACGATGGCGCGGTCAGCTACCCGTGGCTCTCCGACGGCATCTGGTTTCTGACTCAGCAAAAACGCTGGGGCCTGCTGAAAAGCGCTCCCGACTACCTCGCCGTCGCGCGCCAGATCAACCGCAGCGAACTCTACAAACAGGCCGCGACGGCGGTGGGCGGCATCAGCGTGCCCACCAGCCAAATGCGCAGCAGCACCCTGATTGACGGAAAAGTGTGGGACGGCAGCGATCCTGCGGCCTACGCCAACAGTTTTGCCATCCACCGCTAA
- a CDS encoding nitrate regulatory protein yields MTLSALDFVLASRRSEITGLQQLLQMGKLVGAVSQLIHLLQRERGTANIFLCSQGKTWGGRLRERAEQVERAAQAVHQQLATLDQEGLERGNAARLFSRIASVLHSLSTLPPLREQVQQLVIAQPEAMQRYNEVIRCHLALIVETADTSGDPSVSRALLALFSFMQGKELAGQERALVAAGFTTGSVDESASQQLVELIDAQERCFHTFSEFADATSLALWQQQQQEESRELERFRRLACSRTLPPGEPTEAALRWFEVTTMRIDAMKRIEDALEKGVMQCCRQRIAAAQRDAEQQRQEIAQLPQAEEHFTALIPPQLSRAVLELVEQQSRQLQALDAELAGLRATLAERKLVERAKSLLMQHHAMSEPQAHKTLREMAMQQNKKLAEIADAMLSVAAVMGKKPT; encoded by the coding sequence ATGACGCTTTCAGCTCTCGATTTTGTGCTCGCCTCGCGGCGCAGCGAAATCACCGGCCTGCAACAGCTGTTGCAGATGGGCAAGCTGGTCGGCGCGGTGAGCCAGCTTATTCATCTGCTGCAACGCGAGCGCGGTACGGCCAATATTTTCCTCTGCTCGCAGGGGAAAACCTGGGGCGGGCGGCTGCGCGAGCGGGCAGAGCAGGTGGAGCGCGCCGCGCAGGCGGTGCATCAGCAACTGGCAACGCTCGATCAGGAAGGGCTGGAGCGGGGCAACGCCGCGCGGCTTTTTAGCCGCATCGCCAGCGTGCTGCACAGCCTGAGCACGCTGCCGCCGCTGCGCGAGCAGGTGCAGCAGCTCGTCATTGCCCAGCCGGAAGCGATGCAGCGCTACAACGAGGTGATCCGCTGCCACCTGGCGCTGATCGTGGAAACTGCCGACACCTCCGGCGATCCCAGCGTCTCGCGCGCGCTGCTGGCGCTGTTCAGCTTTATGCAGGGCAAAGAGCTGGCCGGGCAGGAGCGGGCGCTGGTGGCGGCAGGCTTTACCACTGGTTCGGTTGATGAGTCAGCGAGCCAGCAACTGGTGGAGCTGATTGATGCCCAGGAGCGCTGCTTTCACACCTTCAGCGAGTTTGCCGATGCCACAAGCCTCGCCCTGTGGCAGCAACAGCAGCAGGAGGAGAGCCGCGAGCTGGAGCGCTTTCGCCGCCTCGCCTGTAGCCGCACGCTGCCGCCGGGCGAGCCAACGGAGGCGGCACTGCGCTGGTTTGAGGTCACCACAATGCGTATCGATGCCATGAAACGTATTGAAGATGCGCTGGAAAAAGGGGTGATGCAGTGTTGTCGCCAGCGCATTGCTGCGGCACAGCGCGACGCCGAGCAGCAGCGCCAGGAGATCGCCCAGCTGCCGCAGGCTGAGGAACACTTTACGGCGCTGATCCCGCCGCAACTGAGCCGCGCGGTGCTGGAGCTGGTTGAGCAGCAGTCCCGCCAGTTGCAGGCGCTGGATGCGGAACTCGCCGGGCTGCGCGCCACCCTTGCCGAGCGCAAGCTGGTGGAGCGGGCGAAAAGCCTGCTGATGCAGCACCACGCGATGAGCGAGCCGCAGGCGCACAAAACCCTGCGCGAGATGGCGATGCAGCAGAACAAGAAGCTGGCGGAGATCGCCGATGCGATGCTCTCCGTCGCCGCCGTAATGGGTAAAAAACCCACCTAA
- a CDS encoding DUF943 family protein: MVKKTAALLLLIGVVWLAWLFLRTPQAIRADDSALYVKNLPFSDRGKVNWWRDNRAALQKQFPLLVRPGKAVVIIMNFDRYDRLPTGTRDGSIDDYNCFTDISAPQNCIYKEMVMLIFIHPGKKTVYSFGETSYEERPDGTLKRVHETFSIR, encoded by the coding sequence ATGGTGAAGAAAACGGCGGCACTGCTGTTACTTATCGGTGTGGTCTGGCTGGCGTGGCTGTTTCTGCGTACGCCGCAGGCAATCCGAGCTGATGACAGCGCGCTCTACGTGAAAAACCTGCCGTTCAGCGATAGAGGCAAAGTGAACTGGTGGCGCGACAACCGCGCGGCGCTACAAAAGCAGTTTCCCCTGCTGGTGCGCCCCGGTAAGGCCGTAGTGATCATCATGAACTTCGATCGCTACGATCGCCTGCCGACAGGCACCCGCGATGGCAGTATTGATGACTACAACTGCTTCACCGATATCAGCGCGCCGCAAAACTGCATCTATAAAGAGATGGTGATGTTGATTTTCATCCATCCTGGCAAGAAAACCGTTTATAGCTTTGGTGAAACAAGTTACGAGGAGAGGCCAGACGGCACCCTGAAACGTGTTCACGAGACCTTTAGCATTCGCTAG
- a CDS encoding glycoside hydrolase family 10 protein, with product MTTHSRCVTRTGRLKKMAVLMAALLLASCASKPPKSLVTPNPPVSKQPLPDGGLSQPQTMRGIWLATVSRLDWPPINSVTLSPALRAEQQKAALTAKLDKLQRLGINTVFFQVKPDATALWPSKILPWSDTLTGVIGQDPGYDPLQFILDEAHQRGMKVHAWFNPYRVSTNTKPSTVAELNRTLSLRPASIFVLHREWIRTAGDRYVLDPGIPEVRDWITSIVAEVVARYPVDGVQFDDYFYSETASSALNDSQTFRQYGQGFVAKADWRRHNTQLLIEQVSRTIKQLNPNVQFGVSPAGVWRNRSFDPAGSETRGAAAYDESFADTRRWVQQGLLDYIAPQIYWPFTRDAARYDVLAKWWAQVVKPTNTKLYIGVALYKVGEPSKMEPEWTRDGGVPELRKQIEMNETLPGIAGTILFREGYLAQPQTRQAVDYLQGRWGR from the coding sequence ATGACCACACACTCGCGTTGTGTTACCCGCACAGGCCGCCTGAAAAAGATGGCCGTGCTGATGGCTGCTTTGCTGCTTGCCAGCTGCGCGTCAAAACCGCCGAAATCTCTTGTGACGCCGAACCCGCCGGTGAGCAAACAGCCGCTGCCCGATGGCGGGCTGAGCCAGCCGCAAACCATGCGCGGCATCTGGCTGGCGACGGTTTCCCGTCTCGACTGGCCGCCGATCAACTCGGTAACCCTCAGCCCGGCGCTGCGCGCAGAGCAGCAGAAAGCGGCGCTGACCGCGAAGCTCGATAAGCTGCAACGCCTCGGCATTAACACCGTCTTCTTCCAGGTAAAACCGGATGCTACCGCGCTGTGGCCGTCAAAGATTTTGCCGTGGTCGGATACGCTTACCGGGGTGATTGGTCAGGATCCGGGTTACGATCCGCTGCAATTTATTCTGGATGAGGCGCACCAGCGCGGCATGAAGGTGCACGCCTGGTTTAACCCTTACCGCGTCTCGACCAATACCAAACCCTCCACGGTCGCGGAGCTTAACCGCACCCTCTCCCTGCGCCCGGCGTCGATTTTTGTCCTGCACCGGGAGTGGATCCGCACGGCGGGCGACCGCTACGTGCTTGATCCCGGTATTCCTGAGGTGCGCGACTGGATCACCAGTATTGTCGCCGAGGTGGTAGCGCGCTACCCGGTGGATGGCGTGCAGTTTGATGACTACTTCTACAGCGAAACGGCCAGTTCAGCGCTGAACGACAGTCAGACGTTCCGCCAGTATGGGCAAGGTTTTGTCGCCAAAGCTGACTGGCGGCGGCACAACACCCAGCTGTTGATCGAGCAGGTGTCGCGCACCATCAAGCAACTGAATCCTAACGTGCAGTTTGGCGTCAGCCCGGCGGGCGTCTGGCGTAACCGCTCGTTCGATCCGGCAGGTTCCGAGACGCGCGGTGCGGCAGCCTATGATGAATCCTTTGCCGATACCCGCCGCTGGGTGCAGCAGGGGCTGCTTGACTATATTGCGCCGCAGATCTACTGGCCCTTTACCCGCGATGCCGCGCGCTACGATGTGCTGGCGAAGTGGTGGGCGCAGGTGGTGAAACCGACAAACACTAAGCTCTATATTGGCGTGGCGCTCTATAAAGTGGGTGAGCCGTCCAAAATGGAGCCGGAGTGGACGCGCGATGGCGGCGTGCCGGAGCTGAGAAAGCAGATTGAGATGAATGAAACCCTGCCGGGTATTGCGGGGACGATCCTGTTCCGCGAAGGTTACCTGGCGCAGCCGCAGACCCGCCAGGCGGTGGACTATCTACAGGGGCGCTGGGGGAGGTAA
- a CDS encoding RNA polymerase sigma factor produces MTTESALITALNACRSKLKAFIRSRSPVKEESEDILQEISWQLMKVEQPVENVAAWLFRAARNEMTDRARKKREVPLSGLFAEGDEELDFVEDEVAETLFGIAQTPEEEYLKGLLWEELGRALAELPEAQREVFEKTELQGYTCKALAQELGVSVQTLLSRKHKAVLYLRARMQTLYDALTGE; encoded by the coding sequence ATGACGACTGAGTCTGCACTTATCACGGCGCTGAACGCCTGCCGCTCAAAGCTGAAAGCCTTTATCCGCAGCCGCTCGCCGGTGAAAGAGGAGAGCGAAGATATCCTGCAGGAGATCAGCTGGCAGTTAATGAAGGTCGAGCAGCCGGTGGAGAATGTCGCCGCCTGGCTGTTTCGCGCCGCGCGCAATGAGATGACCGACCGGGCGCGTAAAAAGCGCGAAGTGCCATTATCGGGCCTGTTTGCTGAGGGTGACGAGGAATTAGACTTCGTTGAAGATGAGGTGGCCGAAACGCTGTTTGGCATCGCGCAGACGCCGGAAGAGGAGTATCTGAAGGGGCTTTTATGGGAGGAACTGGGCCGGGCGCTGGCAGAACTGCCGGAGGCGCAGCGCGAGGTGTTCGAAAAAACCGAGTTACAGGGTTACACTTGCAAAGCCCTGGCGCAGGAGCTGGGCGTCAGCGTGCAGACTCTGCTGTCGCGCAAGCATAAAGCGGTGCTCTATCTGCGCGCGCGGATGCAGACGCTCTATGACGCGCTGACCGGGGAGTAA
- the glgX gene encoding glycogen debranching protein GlgX, protein MSNGKPYHITAGHGQQLGANYDGEGVNFALFSAHAHRVELCLYDPSGKQEIARLELPEYTHEIWHGYVPGLKPGALYGYRVHGPYDPENGHRFNPNKLLVDPYARELVGDIEWNEAHFAYDLLHEDKDLTFDERDSAPFTPKCRVIDPNEFEWQDQNRPNIAWPSAIIYETHVKGFTQLNQGIPQDLRGTFEGMGHKATVDYIKSLGITSVELLPVHWFPDDQHLLDKGLHNFWGYNTLGFFAPASRYYGPRGIQGFRDMVRAFHDAGIEVILDVVYNHTAEGNELGPTLSFKGIDNFSYYRTLPDQHRYYINDTGTGNTVNTSHPRVLQMVTDSLRYWSESMHIDGFRFDLGTILGREPEGFDQRGGFFDAITQDPVLSKLKLIGEPWDIGPGGYQVGGFPPGWAEWNDKYRDTLREYWKGDNVSTDFAARLLGSGDLYDLRGRRPWASVNFITAHDGFTLNDLVSYNEKHNEANGEDNNDGHNDNRSYNYGVEGPTDDEGINAVRERQKRNFLATLLFSHGTPMLLAGDEFGRSQSGNNNGYCQDSEISWIHWDTLNGANEALREFTRQVIELRAAQPLLRRENWRDGMEIKWYNAGGGEQLPEQWEEGTTLGVYIGRADLQEEEGIWHDVLMLFNPFEGNVPFRIPQFGEGGWVLELTTSDTVKRGIVITKEKDFELEGRSIALFRRP, encoded by the coding sequence ATGTCTAACGGTAAGCCATATCACATCACGGCGGGGCACGGCCAGCAACTCGGTGCGAATTACGACGGTGAGGGCGTGAACTTTGCGCTCTTTTCAGCTCACGCTCATCGCGTGGAACTCTGCTTATACGATCCGAGCGGCAAACAGGAGATTGCCCGCCTGGAACTGCCGGAATATACCCATGAAATCTGGCACGGCTATGTGCCAGGCCTGAAACCCGGTGCCCTCTATGGCTACCGTGTGCATGGCCCGTACGACCCGGAAAACGGCCATCGCTTCAACCCCAACAAACTGCTGGTTGACCCGTACGCGCGTGAACTGGTTGGCGATATCGAGTGGAACGAAGCGCACTTCGCCTACGATCTGCTCCACGAAGATAAAGATTTAACCTTTGACGAGCGCGACAGCGCGCCGTTTACGCCGAAGTGCCGGGTTATCGATCCCAACGAGTTTGAGTGGCAGGATCAAAACCGGCCGAATATCGCCTGGCCGAGCGCCATCATTTACGAAACCCACGTTAAGGGTTTCACCCAGCTTAATCAGGGCATCCCGCAGGATCTGCGCGGCACCTTTGAAGGGATGGGGCATAAGGCGACTGTCGACTATATCAAGAGTCTCGGCATCACCTCCGTGGAGCTGCTGCCGGTGCACTGGTTCCCGGACGATCAGCATCTGCTCGACAAAGGGCTGCACAACTTCTGGGGCTATAACACCCTCGGTTTCTTTGCGCCTGCCTCGCGTTACTATGGCCCGCGCGGCATCCAGGGTTTCCGCGACATGGTGCGCGCCTTCCACGATGCCGGTATCGAGGTGATCCTCGACGTGGTTTATAACCACACCGCCGAAGGCAACGAACTCGGCCCGACGCTCTCCTTCAAGGGCATCGACAACTTCTCCTACTACCGCACGCTGCCGGATCAGCATCGTTACTACATCAACGATACCGGTACCGGCAACACGGTGAACACCTCCCATCCGCGCGTGCTGCAAATGGTGACGGACTCCCTGCGCTACTGGTCGGAATCGATGCATATCGACGGTTTCCGCTTCGACCTCGGCACCATTCTTGGCCGCGAGCCGGAAGGGTTTGACCAGCGCGGCGGCTTCTTCGACGCCATCACCCAGGATCCGGTGCTGTCGAAGCTGAAACTGATTGGTGAGCCGTGGGATATCGGCCCTGGCGGCTACCAGGTTGGCGGCTTCCCGCCGGGCTGGGCAGAGTGGAACGATAAATACCGCGATACGCTGCGCGAATACTGGAAGGGCGATAACGTCTCGACCGATTTCGCCGCCCGTCTGCTCGGCTCCGGCGATCTCTACGATCTGCGCGGGCGTCGCCCGTGGGCGAGCGTCAACTTCATCACCGCCCACGACGGTTTTACGCTTAACGACCTGGTGTCGTACAACGAAAAACATAACGAGGCGAACGGCGAAGATAACAACGACGGTCACAATGATAACCGCTCCTATAACTACGGCGTGGAAGGCCCGACCGACGATGAAGGCATCAACGCCGTGCGCGAGCGCCAGAAACGCAACTTCCTCGCCACGCTGCTCTTCTCCCACGGCACGCCGATGCTGCTGGCGGGCGACGAGTTTGGCCGCAGCCAGTCCGGGAATAACAACGGTTACTGCCAGGACAGCGAGATCTCCTGGATTCACTGGGACACCTTAAACGGCGCGAACGAAGCGCTACGCGAGTTTACCCGCCAGGTGATTGAACTGCGCGCCGCGCAGCCGCTGCTGCGCCGGGAAAACTGGCGCGACGGGATGGAGATCAAGTGGTACAACGCCGGCGGCGGCGAGCAGCTGCCGGAGCAGTGGGAAGAGGGAACCACGCTGGGCGTCTATATTGGCCGCGCCGATCTGCAAGAGGAAGAGGGCATCTGGCACGACGTGCTGATGCTGTTCAACCCGTTTGAAGGCAACGTGCCGTTCCGCATTCCGCAGTTTGGCGAAGGCGGCTGGGTACTGGAGCTGACCACCTCCGATACGGTGAAACGCGGGATCGTTATCACCAAAGAGAAGGATTTCGAGCTGGAAGGCCGCAGCATCGCGCTGTTCCGCCGCCCGTAA
- the treY gene encoding malto-oligosyltrehalose synthase gives MTFERAVALVPYIKKLGISHLYASPIFTATSGSTHGYDVTDANEIDPTLGGREGFDKLAQALKAAGLGLIIDIVPNHMAASLENAWWRDVIAKGEKSPWAHHFDIDWSRRLTLPFLGEDFDAVVEKGELKVEADPQTGKPAFVYYESVYPLVEASWQGREQEILGLTDAAKIAELHEQQPWRLMSWRDAASDLSYRRFFEITGLVGMRVEDDQVFDDTHKLILELVHSGAVDGLRVDHVDGLADPRGYLMRLRQKAGDDCHITVEKILGKGEHLPDDWPVSGTTGYEFIAALSDVLVDDENLDGLREAYDQVVGKPVDMKAELRSAKLLMVDRNFAGEFSVLLRLASEIAGHEASAPAEEALHQALRELLIAFPVYRTYGTAQGLPPADLALLQKVVSKVKASSFAPEPTALDFITRILTGDLPDSAREEAARFRTRFQQLTGPLMAKSVEDTLFFRQNMDLALNEVGAEPLRRNFSLARFHQEMQTRLEKQPDALSGTSTHDTKRGEDARARLYTLTEAPARWAECVTRWREMNKDKVSMLEDGPAPRPAVAWMIYQALAGVWPVTLQPDDAEGLKALEGRFVEFVEKALREAKQRTDWVDSNDAYESAVLDYVRHLLSPDNQPFLQDFTTSLLPFIRAGLVNSLTQTLIKLAAPGVPDIYQGSEALNFSLVDPDNRLEPDYPELERLLDAQEHADPRLQEGWSSGQLKQSFIARLLHLRQEKPALFRHGDYLPLNADGEQADNVIAFARVDEDDALIVLAPRLLFGALDGSLNGAVIPLPERLAHRHYRDMLSGEDVLLNDRVNLRSIGGFTFAVLVSA, from the coding sequence ATGACCTTTGAGCGCGCCGTAGCGCTGGTGCCCTATATCAAAAAGCTGGGCATCAGCCACCTTTATGCTTCACCGATTTTTACTGCTACCTCCGGCTCCACGCACGGGTATGACGTCACCGACGCTAACGAGATCGACCCGACTCTTGGCGGTCGGGAAGGGTTCGACAAGCTGGCGCAGGCGCTGAAAGCCGCCGGGCTGGGGCTGATCATTGATATCGTGCCAAACCATATGGCCGCCTCGCTGGAGAACGCCTGGTGGCGCGATGTGATCGCTAAAGGCGAAAAGAGCCCATGGGCGCACCATTTTGATATCGACTGGTCGCGCCGCCTGACGCTGCCGTTCCTCGGCGAAGATTTCGACGCCGTGGTGGAGAAGGGCGAGCTGAAAGTGGAAGCCGACCCGCAAACCGGTAAACCGGCATTTGTCTATTACGAGAGCGTTTACCCGCTGGTGGAAGCGAGCTGGCAGGGGCGCGAGCAGGAAATTCTTGGCCTGACCGATGCGGCGAAAATTGCCGAATTGCACGAGCAGCAGCCCTGGCGGCTGATGAGCTGGCGCGATGCGGCGAGCGATCTCTCCTATCGCCGCTTCTTTGAAATCACCGGCCTCGTCGGCATGCGGGTGGAAGATGATCAGGTCTTTGATGACACCCATAAACTGATCCTCGAACTGGTGCACAGCGGCGCGGTCGATGGCCTGCGCGTCGATCACGTCGACGGCCTTGCCGACCCGCGCGGTTACCTGATGCGCCTGCGGCAGAAAGCGGGCGATGACTGCCATATCACCGTTGAGAAGATCCTCGGTAAAGGTGAGCATCTGCCCGACGACTGGCCGGTTTCCGGCACCACCGGGTATGAGTTTATCGCTGCGCTCTCCGATGTGCTGGTTGATGATGAGAATCTCGACGGCCTGCGCGAGGCTTACGATCAGGTGGTCGGCAAACCGGTCGACATGAAAGCGGAGCTGCGCTCGGCGAAGCTATTGATGGTTGATCGTAACTTCGCCGGTGAGTTCAGCGTGCTGCTGCGACTCGCCAGTGAGATCGCCGGGCATGAAGCTTCTGCACCCGCTGAAGAGGCGCTGCACCAGGCCTTGCGCGAGCTACTGATCGCTTTCCCGGTCTATCGCACCTACGGCACAGCGCAGGGTCTGCCGCCTGCCGATCTGGCGCTGCTGCAAAAAGTGGTCTCGAAGGTGAAGGCCAGCAGCTTTGCCCCGGAGCCAACCGCTCTCGACTTTATTACCCGCATTCTGACCGGCGATCTGCCTGACAGCGCGCGTGAAGAGGCTGCCCGTTTCCGCACCCGCTTCCAGCAACTGACCGGGCCGCTGATGGCCAAATCAGTTGAAGATACGCTCTTCTTCCGCCAGAACATGGATCTCGCCCTTAACGAAGTGGGGGCCGAGCCGTTACGCCGTAACTTTTCCCTTGCCCGTTTCCATCAGGAGATGCAGACACGGCTTGAGAAACAGCCAGATGCGCTCTCCGGCACCTCAACTCACGACACCAAGCGCGGCGAAGATGCCCGCGCCAGGCTCTATACCCTGACGGAAGCGCCCGCACGCTGGGCCGAGTGCGTTACCCGCTGGCGTGAAATGAATAAAGATAAAGTGAGCATGCTGGAGGATGGCCCCGCGCCGCGTCCGGCGGTGGCATGGATGATCTATCAGGCACTGGCAGGCGTCTGGCCGGTGACGTTGCAGCCGGACGATGCCGAAGGGCTGAAAGCGCTGGAGGGGCGTTTTGTTGAGTTTGTCGAGAAGGCGCTGCGCGAGGCGAAGCAGCGTACTGACTGGGTCGACAGCAACGATGCTTATGAAAGCGCGGTGCTGGACTACGTTCGCCATCTGCTTTCGCCGGATAATCAGCCATTTTTACAGGATTTCACCACATCTTTACTGCCATTTATCCGCGCCGGGCTGGTGAATAGCCTGACCCAGACGCTGATCAAGCTGGCCGCGCCGGGTGTACCGGATATCTACCAGGGCAGCGAAGCGCTCAATTTCAGCCTCGTTGACCCCGACAACCGCCTTGAGCCGGACTACCCGGAACTGGAGCGCCTGCTTGATGCCCAGGAGCATGCCGACCCGCGTTTGCAGGAGGGGTGGTCGAGCGGTCAGCTTAAGCAATCCTTTATCGCGCGCCTGCTGCACCTGCGTCAGGAGAAACCGGCACTGTTCCGCCACGGCGACTATCTGCCGCTGAACGCCGACGGCGAGCAGGCGGATAATGTCATCGCCTTCGCGCGTGTTGATGAGGATGACGCGCTGATTGTGCTGGCACCGCGCCTGCTGTTTGGCGCGCTGGATGGCAGCCTGAACGGAGCGGTGATCCCGTTACCGGAGCGGCTGGCGCATCGCCATTACCGGGATATGCTTAGCGGAGAGGATGTGTTGCTCAACGATCGCGTCAATTTGCGATCGATTGGCGGTTTTACGTTTGCAGTACTGGTCAGCGCATAA